One Fundulus heteroclitus isolate FHET01 unplaced genomic scaffold, MU-UCD_Fhet_4.1 scaffold_47, whole genome shotgun sequence DNA segment encodes these proteins:
- the LOC105926616 gene encoding G-protein coupled estrogen receptor 1-like, with protein MCDMDTTMLTDHRIPAGENLTARPNHTQETLGVLQTSENIEHYLINIFLSGFYTMILFPIGLLGNILILVVNADHKGRLAAPDLYFVNLAVADLILVADSLIEVFNLKRGYYDNAGLCTFMNLFQQVNLYSSVFFLTWMSFDRCVALTRIAGAGVAHARLSCCLIWAFSCLLTLLPFAVAQVQHSGELNFCFANVSQIQWLEVTLGFLLPFCVMGVCYWRIARVLRRSQRDQCSPQQRPRRQRALRMISAAVLVFFVCWLPVNVFISVHLLRGDAGGDAGGDTGGDTLWEVYPLTGHAVRLAAFSNSCLNPLVYGFLGETFRRRLRLLLQKKKHGSKLHRWASERAVYLAAAPPCRRATCDTASHASDWATDGLPHREPTDSNQDTLQDSRTAGSFTAVKTEAYLFFKCNSG; from the coding sequence ATGTGtgatatggacacaaccatgctGACGGACCACAGGATCCCAGCTGGGGAGAACCTCACAGCGCGCCCCAACCACACCCAGGAGACCCTCGGCGTTCTGCAGACCTCAGAGAACATCGAGCATTATCTCATCAACATTTTCCTCTCTGGCTTTTACACCATGATCCTGTTTCCCATCGGCCTCCTGGGGAACATCCTGATCCTGGTGGTGAACGCGGACCATAAGGGCCGGCTGGCGGCGCCGGACCTGTACTTTGTGAACCTGGCGGTGGCGGACCTGATCCTGGTGGCCGACTCGTTGATCGAGGTGTTTAACCTGAAGAGGGGCTACTACGACAACGCCGGCCTCTGCACCTTCATGAACCTCTTCCAGCAGGTCAACCTGTACAGCAGCGTCTTCTTCCTCACCTGGATGAGCTTCGACCGCTGCGTGGCGCTGACCCGCATCGCCGGCGCCGGCGTGGCCCACGCCCGCCTCAGCTGCTGCCTGATCTGGGCCTTCTCCTGCCTGCTCACCCTGCTGCCCTTCGCCGTGGCTCAGGTGCAGCATTCGGGCGAGCTGAACTTCTGCTTCGCCAACGTGAGCCAGATCCAGTGGCTGGAGGTGACGCTGGGCTTCCTGCTGCCGTTCTGCGTCATGGGCGTGTGCTACTGGAGGATAGCGCGGGTGCTGCGGCGCAGCCAGAGGGACCAGTGCAGCCCGCAGCAGAGGCCCCGCAGGCAGAGGGCCCTGCGCATGATCTCCGCCGCCGTGCTGGTCTTCTTCGTCTGCTGGCTCCCGGTCAACGTCTTCATAAGCGTTCACCTGCTGAGGGGCGACGCGGGCGGCGACGCGGGCGGCGACACGGGCGGCGACACGCTGTGGGAGGTTTACCCGCTGACGGGCCACGCCGTCCGGCTCGCCGCCTTCTCCAACAGCTGCCTCAACCCGCTCGTCTACGGCTTTCTGGGAGAGACTTTCCGCAGAAGGCTGCGGCTGttgctgcagaagaagaaacacGGATCCAAGCTGCACAGGTGGGCTTCAGAGAGAGCCGTTTATCTGGCAGCCGCGCCGCCGTGTCGCCGCGCCACATGTGACACGGCGAGCCACGCCTCCGATTGGGCCACCGACGGCCTCCCACACAGAGAACCCACTGACAGCAACCAGGACACGTTACAGGACAGCAGGACAGCGGGGAGCTTCACTGCTGTAAAAACTGAAgcgtatttgttttttaaatgtaactcgGGTTAA